The following are from one region of the Microtus pennsylvanicus isolate mMicPen1 chromosome 15, mMicPen1.hap1, whole genome shotgun sequence genome:
- the Egr3 gene encoding early growth response protein 3 isoform X1, with translation MTGKLAEKLPVTMSSLLNQLPDNLYPEEIPSALNLFSGSSDSVAHYNQMATENVMDIGLTNEKPNPELSYSGSFQPAPGNKTVTYLGKFAFDSPSNWCQDNIISLMSAGILGVPPASGALSTQTSTASMVQPPQGDVEAMYPALPPYSNCGDLYSEPVSFHDPQGNPGLAYSPQDYQSAKPPALDSNLFPMIPDYNLYHHPNDMGSIPEHKPFQGMDPIRVNPPPITPLETIKAFKDKQIHPGFGSLPQPPLTLKPIRPRKYPNRPSKTPLHERPHACPAEGCDRRFSRSDELTRHLRIHTGHKPFQCRICMRSFSRSDHLTTHIRTHTGEKPFACEFCGRKFARSDERKRHAKIHLKQKEKKSEKGGAPSASSAPTVSLAPVVTTCA, from the exons ATGACCGGCAAACTCGCCGAGAAGCTGCCGGTGACCATGAGCAGTTTGCTAAACCAATTGCCTGACAATCTGTACCCCGAGGAGATCCCCAGCGCGCTCAACCTCTTCTCCGGCAGCAGCGACTCAGTAGCCCATTACAATCAGATGGCTACAG AGAATGTGATGGACATCGGTCTGACCAACGAGAAGCCCAATCCGGAACTCTCTTATTCGGGCTCTTTCCAGCCAGCCCCCGGCAACAAGACCGTGACCTACTTGGGAAAGTTCGCTTTCGACTCTCCTTCCAACTGGTGCCAGGACAACATCATTAGCCTCATGAGCGCCGGCATCTTGGGGGTGCCCCCGGCCTCAGGGGCACTCAGTACGCAGACGTCCACGGCTAGCATGGTGCAGCCTCCGCAGGGCGACGTGGAAGCCATGTATCCGGCTCTACCCCCCTATTCCAACTGCGGTGATCTCTATTCGGAGCCCGTGTCTTTCCACGACCCCCAGGGTAACCCTGGGCTCGCCTATTCTCCCCAGGATTACCAATCGGCCAAGCCGCCGGCCTTGGACAGCAATCTTTTCCCCATGATTCCTGACTACAACCTGTACCACCACCCCAACGACATGGGCTCCATTCCGGAACACAAGCCCTTCCAGGGCATGGACCCCATCCGGGTTAACCCACCCCCTATTACCCCTCTGGAGACTATCAAGGCCTTCAAAGACAAGCAGATCCACCCGGGCTTCGGCAGCCTGCCCCAGCCGCCACTCACTCTCAAGCCCATCCGACCCCGCAAGTACCCCAATCGGCCTAGCAAGACCCCGCTCCACGAGCGGCCCCACGCGTGCCCCGCAGAGGGCTGTGACCGCCGCTTCAGCCGCTCGGACGAGCTGACCCGGCACCTGCGCATCCACACGGGCCACAAGCCCTTCCAGTGTCGGATCTGCATGCGGAGCTTCAGCCGCAGCGACCACCTCACCACTCACATCCGCACGCACACCGGGGAGAAGCCCTTCGCGTGCGAGTTCTGTGGGCGCAAGTTTGCGCGCAGCGACGAGCGCAAGCGCCACGCCAAGATCCACCTCAAGCAAAAGGAGAAGAAGTCAGAGAAAGGGGGTGCGCCCTCTGCATCCTCGGCGCCCACCGTGTCCTTGGCCCCTGTGGTCACTACTTGCGCCTGA
- the Egr3 gene encoding early growth response protein 3 isoform X2, translating to MEPCAAWSPRGGRENVMDIGLTNEKPNPELSYSGSFQPAPGNKTVTYLGKFAFDSPSNWCQDNIISLMSAGILGVPPASGALSTQTSTASMVQPPQGDVEAMYPALPPYSNCGDLYSEPVSFHDPQGNPGLAYSPQDYQSAKPPALDSNLFPMIPDYNLYHHPNDMGSIPEHKPFQGMDPIRVNPPPITPLETIKAFKDKQIHPGFGSLPQPPLTLKPIRPRKYPNRPSKTPLHERPHACPAEGCDRRFSRSDELTRHLRIHTGHKPFQCRICMRSFSRSDHLTTHIRTHTGEKPFACEFCGRKFARSDERKRHAKIHLKQKEKKSEKGGAPSASSAPTVSLAPVVTTCA from the exons ATGGAGCCATGTGCGGCGTGGAGTCCCCGCGGTGGGAGAG AGAATGTGATGGACATCGGTCTGACCAACGAGAAGCCCAATCCGGAACTCTCTTATTCGGGCTCTTTCCAGCCAGCCCCCGGCAACAAGACCGTGACCTACTTGGGAAAGTTCGCTTTCGACTCTCCTTCCAACTGGTGCCAGGACAACATCATTAGCCTCATGAGCGCCGGCATCTTGGGGGTGCCCCCGGCCTCAGGGGCACTCAGTACGCAGACGTCCACGGCTAGCATGGTGCAGCCTCCGCAGGGCGACGTGGAAGCCATGTATCCGGCTCTACCCCCCTATTCCAACTGCGGTGATCTCTATTCGGAGCCCGTGTCTTTCCACGACCCCCAGGGTAACCCTGGGCTCGCCTATTCTCCCCAGGATTACCAATCGGCCAAGCCGCCGGCCTTGGACAGCAATCTTTTCCCCATGATTCCTGACTACAACCTGTACCACCACCCCAACGACATGGGCTCCATTCCGGAACACAAGCCCTTCCAGGGCATGGACCCCATCCGGGTTAACCCACCCCCTATTACCCCTCTGGAGACTATCAAGGCCTTCAAAGACAAGCAGATCCACCCGGGCTTCGGCAGCCTGCCCCAGCCGCCACTCACTCTCAAGCCCATCCGACCCCGCAAGTACCCCAATCGGCCTAGCAAGACCCCGCTCCACGAGCGGCCCCACGCGTGCCCCGCAGAGGGCTGTGACCGCCGCTTCAGCCGCTCGGACGAGCTGACCCGGCACCTGCGCATCCACACGGGCCACAAGCCCTTCCAGTGTCGGATCTGCATGCGGAGCTTCAGCCGCAGCGACCACCTCACCACTCACATCCGCACGCACACCGGGGAGAAGCCCTTCGCGTGCGAGTTCTGTGGGCGCAAGTTTGCGCGCAGCGACGAGCGCAAGCGCCACGCCAAGATCCACCTCAAGCAAAAGGAGAAGAAGTCAGAGAAAGGGGGTGCGCCCTCTGCATCCTCGGCGCCCACCGTGTCCTTGGCCCCTGTGGTCACTACTTGCGCCTGA